The segment TGGCCCTGCGGCGGGATGCCGATCGACGCCAGCCCGGCGCCCGGAATGCTCGGGCGCGGCAGCTGCGACTCGTCCTTCGGCCACGTCACCGGCAGGCGGCCGGACGCATCGACCTCGCCGAACAGCACGCGGGCGATCGCCTCGCCGCCGTTGGCACCGGGGTACCAGGCCTCCAGCACGCCCTGCACCTGGTCGAGCCACGGCATCTTCACCGCACCGTTGGTCTGAAGCACCACGAGGGTGTGCGGGTTGGCCTTGGCCACCGCGGCGATCAGGGCGTCCTGGTTGCCGGGCAGGTCCATCGTCGGCACGTCGAACGACTCGGCGGTCCACTGCTCGGCGAACACGATGGCGACCTTCGACTGCGCCGCCAGCTTCGCCGCCGCGGCGATGTCCTCGCCGCTGGCGTAGGCCACCTTGCCGCCGTTGCGCTTGGCGATCGCCTGCATCGGCGAGGAGCGCTGGTACACCTTCGGACCCGGCCAGGCGGTGGGCGCCACGCCGGTGACCGGACTGCCGCCGCGCGGCTTCACCCCTGACGAGCCGCCGCCGGTGGTCACGCCCACGTCGGCGTGGCTGCCGATCACGGCGACCTGGCCGACCGCGCCGGCCAACGGCAGGGCGTGGTCCTGGTTGCGCAGCAGCACGATGCCTTCCTCGGCGGCCCGCTGCGACACCGTCGCGTCGGCGGCGTAGTCGATCGGTGCCACCTTCGCCGGGTGCTCGAACGCGCCCACCGCGAAGAAGCTACGGAGGATGCGGTGGACCATGTCGTCGATGCGCGACTGCGGCACCTCGCCCCTGGCCACCGCCTGGCGCAGCGGCTGGTCGAAGTACACCTGCTTGTCGAAGCGCTCGCCGGCGGACTCCTGGTCCAGCCCGGCCAGCGCCGACTTCGCCGCGCTGTGCACCGCGCCCCAGTCGGACATCACGAAGCCCGGGTACTTCCAGTCGCGCTTGAGCACCTGGTTGAGCAGCCAGTCGTTCTCGCAGGCGTAGACGCTGTTGATGCGGTTGTACGAGCACATCACCGAGCCGGGGTGACCGTCGGCGATGGCGATCTCGAAGGCGAGCAGGTCCGACTCGCGCGCGGCGGTCTCGTCGATGTTGGCGCTGAGCGTGGTGCGGTCGGTCTCCAGGTCGTTCATCGCGTAGTGCTTGACCGTGGACACCTCGTGCTCGGCCTGGATGCCGCGGATCGCCGCGCCGACGATGGTGCCGGCCAGCAGCGGATCCTCCCCGGCGTATTCGAAGTTGCGACCGTTGCGCGGGTCGCGCGCCAGGTTCACGCCGCCGGCCAGCAGCACGCCGAAGCCCATGCGGTGCGCCTCGCGCCCGATCATCGCGCCGCCGGCGTAGGCCACCTTCGGATCGAAGCTGGCCGCCACGGCCAACCCCGCAGGCAGCGCGGTGTCGCCGTCGCCGAACAGCAGCGGGCGCGCCACGCCCTGGCCGGCGTCGGTCTCGTGGATCGCCGGCAGGCCCAGCCGAGGCATTGCCGGGATGAACCCGGCGGTGCCCAGCGAGCCGGCCGGCTTGTTGTGCTGGCCCTCGAAATCCGCACCGTATTCGCTGCGCAGCAGGCGGAACTTCTCATCCTGGGTCATCGCCTTCACCAGCAGGTCGGCGCGCTGGTCGGGCGACAGCGAAGCGTTCATCCACGGCCGGGCGACCGGGGCGTCGGCGGCCGCAACGGTGCCGGCCAGTCCAGCCAGGGAGGCGGCGATGCCGGCGGTGAGCAGGGTGCGCAGCAGGCGCGGACGGAAGGCCATGGAATTCCTCCTTGGGCAGGGAAGCGGGACGGGGGCGGGGCGACCCGCCGAGCATGTGCAAAGCGTGTCGCAAGCACAAGGCGCGCGGGCGCAAGCCGTGCATCGCGTCTCCTGCGACGGCCGCTTGCCACGCTTCGCGGCAAGCCCTATATCCAGCGGGTGACGCCCACCGCTTCCGCCGCCCCGTCGAGGCCGGACATGGACACCCTGCTCGCCGACTTCCACCCCGCCGTCGCGGCCTGGTTCCGTGGCCGCTTCGCCGCGCCCACCGCGGCGCAGGCGGCGGCGTGGCCGGCGATCCGCCGTGGCGAGCACACCCTGGTCGCCGCGCCGACCGGTTCGGGCAAGACGCTGACCGCCTTCCTCGCCGCCATCGATGCGCTGGTGCGCGAGGGCGTGGCGCACGGCGGTGCGCTGCCGGACGAGACGCGGGTGGTCTACGTGTCGCCGCTGAAGGCGCTGTCGAACGACATCCAGGTCAACCTGGAGGCGCCGCTGGAAGGCATCCGCGCCGAGCTGGAAGCCGCCGGCCTGCCGGAGGTGGCGATCCGCACCGCGGTGCGCACCGGCGACACGCCGCAGGCCGCGCGCAACCTGATGCGCAAGCACCCGCCGCACATCCTGGTCACCACGCCGGAGTCGCTCTACATCCTGCTCGGCTCGGCCTCCGGCCGCGAGGCGCTGAAGCACGTGCGCGAGGTGATCGTCGACGAGATCCACGCCGTGGCGGCCAGCAAGCGCGGCGCGCACCTGGCGCTGAGCCTGGAACGGCTGGAAGCGCTGTGCCAGCGGCCGCTGCTGCGCATCGGCCTGTCCGCCACGCAGAGGCCGATCGAGTCGGTGGCACGTTTCCTGGTCGGCGAGGGCGAACGCGCCGCGCTGGCACCACTGGCCGACGACACCGCGCCGAACGCTGCAGCTACACCCGCCTGCACCATCATCGACATCGGCCACAGCCGCCCGCGCGACCTCGCCATCGAGGTGCCGCCGGTGCCGCTGGAAGCGGTGATGTCCAACGACACCTGGGCGCTGGTCTACGACCGCCTCGCCGCGCTGGCCGAGGCGCACCGCACCACGCTGATCTTCGTCAACACGCGGCGGATGGCCGAGCGCGCCGCGCGGCACCTGTCCGAGCGGTTGGGCAAGGAGCTGGTGGCCGCGCATCACGGCAGCCTGTCGCGCGAGCAGCGGCTGGACGCCGAGCAGCGGCTCAAGCGCGGCGAGCTGCGCACGCTGGTCGCCACCGCCTCGCTGGAACTGGGCATCGACATCGGCGACGTCGACCTGGTCTGCCAGCTCGGCTCGCCGCGCTCGATCGCCGCCTTCCTGCAGCGCGCCGGGCGCAGCGGCCATGCGGTCGGCGGCACGCCGAAGGCACGGCTGTTCGCCACCTCGCGCGACGACCTGGTGGAATGCGCGGCCCTGCTCGACTGCGTGCGCCGCGGCGAACTGGACACCCTGGTGCAGCCGCCGCAGCCGCTGGACGTGCTGGCGCAGCAGATCGTCGCCGAGGTCGCCTGCACCGAGTGGGACGAGGACGCGCTGTACGCGCTGGTGCGCCGCGCGCATCCGTACCGCGCGCTGGCGCGCAAGGATTTCGACGCCATCGTGCGCATGCTCGCCGACGGCTTCACCACCCGCCGCGGCGCGCGCGCCGCCTACCTGCACCGCGATGCCGTGCACAAGCAGCTGCGCGGCCGGCGCGGCGCGCGGCTCACCGCCGTCACCTCCGGCGGCACCATCCCCGACACCGCCGACTACCTGGTGGTGCTGGAACCGCAGGCGACCATCGTCGGCACCGTCAACGAGGACTTCGCCATCGAAAGCCTCGCCGGCGACGTATTCCAGCTCGGCAACACCAGCTACCGCATCCAGCGCGTGGAGCCGGGCAAGCTGCGGGTGGAAGACGCCAAGGGCGTGCCGCCGAACATCCCGTTCTGGCTGGGCGAGGCGCCCGGGCGCAGCGACGAACTGTCCTTCGGCGTGTCGCGCCTGCGCGAAGAAATCAACGCGCGACTGGGCGAAGCCCCCGTAGGAGCGCACCCTGTGCGCGACAGCTTTTCGGCCGAACACGCATCAGAGCGTTCGCGCACAGGGTGCGCTCCTACGTGGCTGCGCGACACCCTGGGCCTGAACGAATCCGCCGCCCAGCAGCTGGCCGACTATCTCGCCCGCGCCAAGGCCGCGCTGGGCGAACTGCCCACGCAGTCCACCATCGTCTTCGAGCGCTTCTTCGACGAATCCGGCGGCACCCAGCTGGTGATCCACACGCCCTACGGCAGCCGGCTCAACCGCGCCTGGGGGCTGGCGCTGCGCAAGCGCTTCTGCCGCCAGTTCAACTTCGAGCTGCAGGCGGCGGCCACCGAGGACGCGATCGTGCTGTCGCTGTCCACCAGCCACAGCTTTCCGCTGATCGAGGTGGCGCATTACCTGCACTCGTCCAGCGCCGAGCACGTGCTGACCCAGGCACTGCTGGATGCGCCGCTGTTCCCCACGCGCTGGCGCTGGGCCGCGGTCACCGCGCTGGCGCTGCCGCGCTTCGCCGGCGGCAAGAAGGTGCCGCCGCAACTGCAGCGCATGAAGAGCGAGGACCTGCTCGCCACCGTGTTCCCCGACCAGGTCGCCTGCCTGGAGAACATCGTCGGCGAGCGCGAAGTGCCCGACCACCCGCTGGTCACCCAGACCCTGCACGACTGCCTGCGCGAGGCGATGGACACCGACGGCCTGCTCGCCCTGCTGCGCGGCATGGAAGAGGGCCGCATCAAAGTGATCGCGCGCGACCTGGCCGCGCCCAGCCCGCTGGCCAGCGAAGTGCTCACCGCCGCGCCCTACGCCTTCCTCGACGACGCGCCGCTGGAGGAACGCCGCACCCAGGCCGTGCAGGCGCGCCGCTGGGGCGACGTGGAAGACGCCGACGACCTCGGCCGGCTCGATCCCGACGCCATCGCCGCGGTGCGCGAGGAAGCCTGGCCGCAGGTGCGCGACGCCGACGAGATGCACGACGCGCTGACCGTGCTCGGCGGCATCACCGATGCCGAAGTCGCGGCCAACGCCGGCTGGGACGCGCACCTGCGCGCGCTGGCCAAGGCGCATCGCGCCACGCGCCTGAACCTCATGCCGGACGCCGCTATCTGGGTCGCCGCCGAACGCCTGCCGCTGTGGCAGGCCGTGCATCCGCACGCCACGCGGCAACCGGCCATCGACGCCCCCACCGAATACACGGCGCAAACCTGGACACCCGAAGACGCCCTGCGCGAGCTGCTGCGCGGTCGACTCGGCGGCCTGGGTCCGACCCCGGTGCCGCCGCTGGCCGCCGCGCTGGGCGTGGACACCGGCGACGTCGAGCTGGCGCTGATCCGCCTGCAGTCCGAGGGCTACGTGATGCAGGGGCACTTCAGCCCCGACGCGCCCGCCATCGAATGGTGCGAGCGCCACCTGCTGGCGCGCATCCACCGCTACACGCTGGGCCGGCTGCGCCGCGAGATCGCCCCGGTGAGCCGGCGCGACTTCCTGCGCTTCCTGTTCGACTGGCAGCACGTCACCCCGGCCACGCGCATGAGCGGCCCGGACGCGCTGCCCGCCGTGCTGGCGCAACTGGAAGGCTACGAAGCCGCCGCCGGCGCCTGGGAAGCCGAGCTGCTGCCCGCCCGCCTCGACGACTACGGCAGCCGCTGGCTGGACGAGCAATGCCGCGCCGGTCGCATCGGCTGGAGCCGGCTGCGCCCCGGCGGCAGCGGAGGCGGACCGGTGCGCGCCACGCCCATCGTGCTGCTGCCGCGACGGCAGATGGGCGTGTGGGCCGCGGTCGCGGAGCGCGACGACGCCGACGCACCCGCGCTGTCCTCCCGCGCGCAGGCGGTGGCCGATGCGCTGCGCGACGAGGGCGCGCTGTTCTTCGACGAACTGATGGCCGGCACCCGCCTGCTGCGCACCGAGCTGGAAGACGCGCTGGGCGAGCTGGTCGCCGCCGGCCGCGTCACCGCCGACAGCTTCGCCGGCCTGCGCGCCCTGCTGCTGCCCGCGGCCAAGCGCGACAACCCGCGCCATCGACGCGTGCGCCACCAAAACATGAGCACCCTCGAAGACGCCGGCCGCTGGGCGCTGGTGCGCGCCCGCGCACCGCGCGAGGCCAGCGACGAAGCGCACCGCCGCGAACAGGTCGAGCACGTCGCCCGCACCCTGCTGCAACGCTACGGCGTGGTGTTCTGGAAACTGCTGGAACGCGAAGCCGCCTGGCTGCCGAGCTGGCGCGAACTGCGCCACGTCTACCAGCGGCTGGAAGCGCGCGGCGAAATCCGCGGTGGTCGCTTCGTCGACGGCCTGGTCGGCGAACAGTTCGCCCTGCCCGACGCCATCCCCGCCCTGCGATCCATCGCCCGCCGCGAAGCGGCCGGCGAACTCGTCGTCATCAGCGGCTGCGACCCGCTCAACCTCACCGGCAACGTGCTCGCCGGCGAGCGCATC is part of the Dyella thiooxydans genome and harbors:
- a CDS encoding DEAD/DEAH box helicase — protein: MDTLLADFHPAVAAWFRGRFAAPTAAQAAAWPAIRRGEHTLVAAPTGSGKTLTAFLAAIDALVREGVAHGGALPDETRVVYVSPLKALSNDIQVNLEAPLEGIRAELEAAGLPEVAIRTAVRTGDTPQAARNLMRKHPPHILVTTPESLYILLGSASGREALKHVREVIVDEIHAVAASKRGAHLALSLERLEALCQRPLLRIGLSATQRPIESVARFLVGEGERAALAPLADDTAPNAAATPACTIIDIGHSRPRDLAIEVPPVPLEAVMSNDTWALVYDRLAALAEAHRTTLIFVNTRRMAERAARHLSERLGKELVAAHHGSLSREQRLDAEQRLKRGELRTLVATASLELGIDIGDVDLVCQLGSPRSIAAFLQRAGRSGHAVGGTPKARLFATSRDDLVECAALLDCVRRGELDTLVQPPQPLDVLAQQIVAEVACTEWDEDALYALVRRAHPYRALARKDFDAIVRMLADGFTTRRGARAAYLHRDAVHKQLRGRRGARLTAVTSGGTIPDTADYLVVLEPQATIVGTVNEDFAIESLAGDVFQLGNTSYRIQRVEPGKLRVEDAKGVPPNIPFWLGEAPGRSDELSFGVSRLREEINARLGEAPVGAHPVRDSFSAEHASERSRTGCAPTWLRDTLGLNESAAQQLADYLARAKAALGELPTQSTIVFERFFDESGGTQLVIHTPYGSRLNRAWGLALRKRFCRQFNFELQAAATEDAIVLSLSTSHSFPLIEVAHYLHSSSAEHVLTQALLDAPLFPTRWRWAAVTALALPRFAGGKKVPPQLQRMKSEDLLATVFPDQVACLENIVGEREVPDHPLVTQTLHDCLREAMDTDGLLALLRGMEEGRIKVIARDLAAPSPLASEVLTAAPYAFLDDAPLEERRTQAVQARRWGDVEDADDLGRLDPDAIAAVREEAWPQVRDADEMHDALTVLGGITDAEVAANAGWDAHLRALAKAHRATRLNLMPDAAIWVAAERLPLWQAVHPHATRQPAIDAPTEYTAQTWTPEDALRELLRGRLGGLGPTPVPPLAAALGVDTGDVELALIRLQSEGYVMQGHFSPDAPAIEWCERHLLARIHRYTLGRLRREIAPVSRRDFLRFLFDWQHVTPATRMSGPDALPAVLAQLEGYEAAAGAWEAELLPARLDDYGSRWLDEQCRAGRIGWSRLRPGGSGGGPVRATPIVLLPRRQMGVWAAVAERDDADAPALSSRAQAVADALRDEGALFFDELMAGTRLLRTELEDALGELVAAGRVTADSFAGLRALLLPAAKRDNPRHRRVRHQNMSTLEDAGRWALVRARAPREASDEAHRREQVEHVARTLLQRYGVVFWKLLEREAAWLPSWRELRHVYQRLEARGEIRGGRFVDGLVGEQFALPDAIPALRSIARREAAGELVVISGCDPLNLTGNVLAGERIPAVIGTRILFEDGVAVAAWVSGKVQWLVEGDGGKQLRWSEAVSVKGSASRGWPAETQSKHTSRARSGK
- a CDS encoding beta-glucosidase, producing MAFRPRLLRTLLTAGIAASLAGLAGTVAAADAPVARPWMNASLSPDQRADLLVKAMTQDEKFRLLRSEYGADFEGQHNKPAGSLGTAGFIPAMPRLGLPAIHETDAGQGVARPLLFGDGDTALPAGLAVAASFDPKVAYAGGAMIGREAHRMGFGVLLAGGVNLARDPRNGRNFEYAGEDPLLAGTIVGAAIRGIQAEHEVSTVKHYAMNDLETDRTTLSANIDETAARESDLLAFEIAIADGHPGSVMCSYNRINSVYACENDWLLNQVLKRDWKYPGFVMSDWGAVHSAAKSALAGLDQESAGERFDKQVYFDQPLRQAVARGEVPQSRIDDMVHRILRSFFAVGAFEHPAKVAPIDYAADATVSQRAAEEGIVLLRNQDHALPLAGAVGQVAVIGSHADVGVTTGGGSSGVKPRGGSPVTGVAPTAWPGPKVYQRSSPMQAIAKRNGGKVAYASGEDIAAAAKLAAQSKVAIVFAEQWTAESFDVPTMDLPGNQDALIAAVAKANPHTLVVLQTNGAVKMPWLDQVQGVLEAWYPGANGGEAIARVLFGEVDASGRLPVTWPKDESQLPRPSIPGAGLASIGIPPQGQPQQDIDYDIEGADVGYRWFEKKGLQPLFPFGYGLAYTSFAYGTPKLENHDGAISVSVRVTNTGKRAGVAVPQLYVAPPQGDTTRRLAGWQRVSLKPGESREVRVAASPVRLAHYDAAKRGWARDAGRYRFALGTDAATMLKADLSVGLPAATCTLEACTPAAH